Proteins found in one candidate division KSB1 bacterium genomic segment:
- the atpA gene encoding F0F1 ATP synthase subunit alpha, with product MEIKAKEISSILRRQIEQANISTEFEEVGEIIQVGDGIARVYGLTNVMASELVEFPHGVFGMALNLEEDNVGCILFGSDKYLKEGDPVKRTGRVMSVPVGMELVGRVVNPLGQPLDGKGPIQAKQFAPIERKALGVVYRQPVKEPLQTGIKAIDSMIPIGRGQRELIIGDRQIGKSTIAIDTILNQKGQGVYCIYVAIGQKGSTISKVVKTLEDHGAMEYTTVIMSTANDPAPMLYIAPYSGATMGEYFRDNRMHALCVYDDLSKHAWAYRQVSLLLRRPPGREAYPGDIFYLHSRLLERAAKLSDELGGGSLTALPIVETQAGDYSAYIPTNVISITDGQIYLEPALFYGGVRPAINVGISVSRVGGNAQIKAMKQVAGKLRLDMAQYRELEAFAKFSSELDKATQAQLARGQRMVEILKQDQNKTLPVEKQVAIIFLATQGFLDAIPVHAIRRLEEEFYQFMDAKYPHILKGIAEKKNLDEDLQAGLTAACQDFMGNFQA from the coding sequence ATGGAAATCAAGGCAAAAGAAATTTCGAGTATATTAAGGCGACAGATCGAGCAAGCTAACATTAGCACTGAATTTGAGGAGGTCGGTGAGATCATTCAAGTTGGTGACGGGATCGCCCGGGTCTATGGTTTGACGAATGTCATGGCCAGTGAGCTGGTGGAATTTCCGCACGGCGTGTTCGGCATGGCATTGAACCTGGAAGAGGACAATGTGGGTTGCATCCTGTTCGGCAGTGATAAATACCTCAAAGAGGGTGATCCAGTAAAGCGGACGGGAAGGGTCATGTCCGTGCCAGTGGGAATGGAGCTGGTTGGACGAGTGGTCAATCCGCTTGGACAGCCGTTGGATGGCAAGGGTCCGATTCAGGCGAAACAATTTGCGCCAATTGAGCGGAAAGCGCTGGGTGTGGTCTATCGCCAACCAGTGAAAGAACCATTGCAGACCGGCATTAAGGCCATCGATTCCATGATCCCGATTGGGAGAGGCCAGCGGGAGTTGATCATCGGAGATCGGCAGATCGGCAAAAGCACCATTGCGATCGATACGATTTTGAACCAAAAAGGCCAAGGCGTCTATTGCATCTATGTGGCCATCGGGCAGAAAGGCTCGACAATTTCGAAAGTCGTAAAGACACTTGAGGATCATGGCGCCATGGAATATACCACGGTGATCATGTCGACCGCCAATGACCCAGCGCCGATGTTGTATATTGCCCCGTACAGTGGGGCGACCATGGGCGAATATTTTCGCGATAATAGGATGCACGCGCTCTGTGTTTATGACGATCTCTCGAAACATGCCTGGGCCTATCGCCAGGTGTCACTGCTGCTGCGCCGCCCCCCTGGCCGCGAAGCCTACCCAGGCGATATCTTTTACCTCCATTCCCGATTATTAGAGCGCGCGGCTAAGCTGAGTGATGAATTGGGCGGTGGTTCTTTAACCGCCCTCCCGATCGTCGAGACTCAGGCGGGGGATTATTCCGCTTATATCCCGACCAATGTCATTTCCATTACCGATGGTCAAATTTACCTGGAACCAGCGCTATTTTATGGTGGCGTTCGGCCAGCGATCAATGTGGGAATTTCAGTGTCGCGCGTTGGTGGGAATGCCCAGATCAAAGCCATGAAACAGGTGGCTGGCAAGCTGCGGTTGGACATGGCGCAATATCGTGAGTTGGAAGCCTTTGCCAAGTTCAGCTCTGAATTGGATAAAGCGACCCAGGCACAGTTAGCGCGAGGCCAACGGATGGTCGAGATCTTAAAGCAGGATCAGAACAAGACGCTTCCAGTGGAAAAGCAGGTTGCCATTATTTTTTTAGCGACACAGGGCTTCCTTGATGCTATACCTGTTCACGCCATTCGACGCTTGGAGGAAGAGTTTTATCAGTTCATGGATGCCAAATATCCCCATATTCTGAAAGGCATCGCCGAAAAGAAGAATTTGGATGAGGATTTGCAAGCAGGACTGACTGCGGCGTGTCAGGATTTTATGGGAAATTTTCAAGCGTAG
- a CDS encoding T9SS type A sorting domain-containing protein, translating into MNEFQIIGHHDSWQAKSYATVLNDGGIVVCWEDWGRDGQYYGIFGKYYLAKPIIHLLRHYSLIEPLFDATLGTNKPTFRWQQPSSIRECYPWELTFDLYIDTDSNFPNPKIIKNIQDTTYTIDSFAAGKTYFWKVLAKNLAGDSLWSKQQDWGFFIKHGATSMETGEQYLPSGFELFQNYPNPFNSSTTIKYQLPAATDVKLEIYNFLGQRIRTLVDQFQQLGSYSIIWDGTDDFNQSVSSGVYLYQLKTKNFIKTNKLIVLR; encoded by the coding sequence ATGAATGAATTTCAGATAATTGGCCATCATGATAGTTGGCAGGCTAAATCATATGCTACCGTGCTAAATGATGGTGGCATTGTGGTATGTTGGGAAGATTGGGGAAGAGATGGGCAATATTATGGAATTTTTGGAAAATATTATCTTGCTAAACCAATTATTCATCTTCTGAGACATTATTCATTGATTGAACCCCTCTTTGATGCAACTCTGGGGACTAACAAGCCAACCTTTCGCTGGCAACAACCAAGCAGCATCAGAGAATGCTATCCCTGGGAACTGACGTTTGATTTATACATCGATACTGACTCCAATTTTCCAAATCCAAAAATAATCAAAAACATTCAGGACACCACCTACACCATCGATTCCTTCGCCGCTGGCAAAACTTATTTCTGGAAAGTATTAGCCAAAAACCTGGCTGGCGATAGTTTGTGGAGTAAACAGCAGGATTGGGGATTTTTTATTAAGCACGGTGCGACTTCTATGGAGACTGGTGAGCAATATCTTCCCAGTGGTTTTGAATTATTTCAGAACTATCCCAATCCGTTTAATTCCAGCACAACAATCAAATATCAACTGCCAGCAGCCACAGACGTCAAACTGGAAATTTACAACTTCCTGGGTCAGCGCATTCGGACTCTGGTCGATCAATTCCAACAATTAGGTTCCTATTCCATCATCTGGGATGGAACGGATGATTTCAATCAGTCCGTATCCAGTGGCGTCTATCTCTATCAATTGAAAACTAAAAATTTTATCAAGACGAATAAATTAATAGTGCTTCGCTAA
- the atpB gene encoding F0F1 ATP synthase subunit A, which yields MAGGFQGGLISYFFDRVQEHAEPADHGGGINEFIMHHVQDHVIYRINLWGIDLSITKHVVMIWIAAAILAILLPLIVRSRALAPKGPVNFIEWIIVFLKDAVIDPYLGEDGYKYGPYLLTAFFFVLTLNLLGLVPMGATATGNISVTAAMALLTLFLVQISSIRKHGFGGYIKSFVPPGLPGFVVPVIFIVEIMGMITKHFALAMRLFANMLAGHLVIFTLLGLIFLFKNLLISPFPIFGILFVSLLEILIALIQAYIFTILSGVFIGMALHPQH from the coding sequence ATGGCTGGAGGTTTTCAAGGAGGTCTAATAAGCTATTTTTTTGATAGAGTTCAGGAACATGCCGAGCCGGCCGATCATGGGGGTGGCATCAATGAATTCATCATGCACCATGTTCAAGATCATGTGATCTATCGGATCAACCTATGGGGCATTGACCTTTCCATCACAAAACACGTGGTGATGATCTGGATCGCAGCGGCGATATTAGCTATTTTGTTGCCGCTAATTGTCCGAAGCCGCGCATTGGCACCGAAAGGGCCAGTGAATTTCATTGAATGGATCATTGTATTTCTTAAGGATGCTGTTATCGACCCCTACTTAGGAGAGGACGGCTACAAGTACGGTCCTTATCTGTTGACGGCTTTCTTCTTTGTGCTCACGCTGAATCTCCTGGGCTTAGTGCCCATGGGTGCCACAGCTACTGGCAACATCTCGGTGACTGCCGCCATGGCGCTCCTCACCTTATTCTTGGTTCAAATTTCAAGTATTCGAAAACATGGCTTTGGGGGATACATTAAGAGCTTCGTTCCTCCGGGATTGCCGGGGTTTGTCGTGCCCGTGATTTTTATTGTTGAAATCATGGGGATGATCACCAAACACTTCGCTCTGGCGATGCGACTCTTCGCCAATATGCTAGCTGGCCATTTGGTGATTTTCACGCTATTGGGATTAATTTTTTTGTTCAAGAATCTACTCATATCTCCGTTCCCGATCTTTGGGATCTTATTTGTAAGCTTGCTGGAAATTTTGATCGCTTTGATCCAAGCATATATCTTCACCATTCTATCAGGGGTTTTTATCGGAATGGCGCTGCATCCGCAGCATTAA
- the atpH gene encoding ATP synthase F1 subunit delta yields MIITAHAKRYSRALFQLAQQQSLIDPILQDFKNFLELVKQSSELREFLNMPLDLKRERLLMDLLKDQFSKLFLDFLILVLKNRRFNLIEQIFADYERQIDQLYNRFSVQAITAIPLPEDKLVEWKREIANAINAEVRLENQVDPSILGGIILRLDDRVYDASLIAQFKKLKVQLIQNQK; encoded by the coding sequence ATGATCATAACAGCCCACGCAAAACGATACTCCCGAGCGCTGTTCCAATTGGCACAGCAGCAAAGTCTGATTGATCCAATTCTCCAGGATTTCAAAAATTTTCTGGAGTTGGTAAAGCAAAGCTCGGAGTTACGAGAATTTCTGAACATGCCATTAGATCTGAAGCGGGAACGCCTATTGATGGATTTGCTCAAAGATCAGTTCTCTAAGCTGTTTCTTGATTTTTTAATCTTGGTCCTTAAAAATAGGCGCTTCAATTTGATTGAACAAATTTTTGCTGATTATGAAAGACAGATCGATCAGCTATATAATCGGTTCAGTGTCCAGGCGATTACTGCAATCCCATTGCCAGAGGACAAGTTGGTTGAATGGAAGAGAGAAATTGCCAATGCCATCAATGCGGAGGTTCGGCTTGAGAACCAGGTTGATCCTTCGATCCTCGGTGGTATCATTTTGCGGCTCGACGATCGGGTGTACGATGCCAGTCTCATCGCGCAGTTTAAAAAACTGAAAGTGCAACTAATTCAAAATCAAAAATAA
- a CDS encoding VIT domain-containing protein: protein MKKLLLLMMTVICTLQSFSPEPASAVGVLFCRRVGWNVEYNKMAIKSVGTRTEILGQIAVTHTDQRFFNETGMLVESIFVFPLPEGAMITELYYWFNGKQYKAEIRERQEAVRDYNNKLRQYLDPALLEYLGNNLFRLSIAPINPYSEVRFEITYVELLGYDFGRVHYKYLLNTLGLSPKPLETVMLTIDAQSPQPFKYFRSPSHQISTATQLIKISDYHYRLEFGDENFYPDRDFEVEFETVRSDVDFHMLTYTPVPADSFGKDSFYALWITPPDSLANWKPISKDIVFTADVSGSMEIGNRIQQVKDALNYFLDQLSPDDRFNIITFGTYVTKFQPDLVPATFDNIYAAHAFVFQMYALGMTNIDEALKASLTQSFGSQTSNNLIFLTDGLPTRGETRIDVLLDSTKARNKKDVRIFTFGIGDEISKPLLIQLARNNRGYPTFITKDDSIALIVINHFKRISQPVLSDIKIDFGDLKEWDRYPKLIPDLFWGSQALLLGLYSNSGIFEVKLKAKAFQDTILLKQTIAFLDSAGGHRAVPRLWAQAKIQYLLEQIEIYGEVKELVNQIIDLSIRFGVLTPYTAFYADPTKVNENQFVLQPKDFVLDQNYPNPFNPTTTISYRLPGGQEKYFVTLKIYDALGRLIKVLVEANQAPGVYRVTWDGTDMNGRAVASGIYFYTIEAGTFRQTKKMVLMR from the coding sequence ATGAAAAAATTATTGTTACTCATGATGACTGTAATTTGCACGTTGCAGTCATTCTCGCCTGAGCCAGCCTCAGCCGTGGGGGTGCTGTTCTGCCGGCGCGTCGGCTGGAATGTCGAATATAATAAGATGGCCATCAAGTCGGTGGGAACGAGGACGGAAATCCTGGGGCAAATCGCTGTCACCCACACAGATCAACGCTTTTTCAATGAGACTGGGATGCTGGTGGAATCAATCTTTGTTTTCCCGTTGCCCGAAGGCGCCATGATTACCGAACTTTATTATTGGTTCAATGGGAAACAGTACAAAGCGGAGATTCGGGAGCGCCAGGAAGCGGTGAGGGACTATAATAACAAGCTCCGGCAGTACCTTGATCCAGCGTTGCTGGAATATCTTGGAAATAACCTGTTTCGGCTTAGCATCGCACCCATCAATCCCTATAGCGAGGTGCGCTTTGAGATCACTTATGTGGAACTGCTGGGCTATGACTTCGGCCGAGTGCACTACAAATATTTGCTGAATACGCTCGGGCTGTCACCCAAACCACTGGAGACCGTGATGCTGACCATCGATGCGCAGTCGCCTCAGCCGTTCAAATATTTCAGATCCCCCAGCCACCAAATTTCCACAGCAACGCAACTGATCAAAATTTCCGACTATCATTATAGGCTGGAGTTCGGTGATGAAAACTTTTATCCCGATCGCGATTTCGAAGTGGAGTTTGAAACAGTTCGAAGCGATGTAGATTTTCATATGCTCACCTATACCCCAGTGCCAGCCGACTCGTTCGGCAAAGATAGTTTTTACGCGCTGTGGATCACACCACCAGATTCATTGGCGAATTGGAAACCAATCTCCAAAGATATCGTGTTTACGGCTGATGTGTCGGGCAGCATGGAAATTGGCAATAGAATCCAGCAGGTGAAGGATGCTTTGAACTATTTTTTGGACCAGCTATCGCCGGATGATCGATTCAATATTATCACTTTTGGAACGTATGTCACCAAGTTCCAACCCGACTTGGTGCCAGCGACATTCGATAACATCTATGCGGCCCATGCTTTTGTGTTTCAAATGTACGCGCTAGGCATGACCAATATCGACGAGGCATTAAAGGCTTCGCTCACGCAGTCATTTGGAAGTCAGACATCCAATAACTTGATCTTTTTGACGGATGGGCTTCCGACCAGAGGAGAAACACGCATTGATGTGCTGCTCGATTCTACGAAAGCGAGAAACAAAAAAGATGTGAGGATTTTTACTTTTGGGATTGGCGATGAAATCAGTAAGCCTTTGCTCATTCAATTGGCGCGAAACAACCGTGGCTATCCCACTTTCATCACGAAAGATGATAGCATCGCTTTAATCGTTATTAATCATTTCAAACGAATTTCTCAACCTGTACTATCAGACATCAAAATCGATTTCGGTGACCTGAAGGAATGGGATCGCTATCCCAAGCTGATCCCCGATTTGTTCTGGGGCAGCCAGGCCTTGTTATTGGGATTGTACTCGAATAGCGGCATTTTCGAGGTAAAGCTCAAAGCCAAAGCTTTTCAAGATACAATTCTATTGAAACAGACCATCGCGTTTTTGGATTCAGCGGGTGGACATCGGGCGGTGCCACGGCTCTGGGCCCAGGCGAAGATTCAATATCTGCTGGAGCAAATTGAAATCTATGGAGAAGTTAAGGAATTGGTCAATCAGATCATCGATTTGAGTATTCGGTTCGGCGTTCTAACGCCTTACACAGCGTTTTATGCTGACCCAACTAAAGTGAATGAGAACCAGTTCGTCTTGCAACCGAAGGATTTTGTCCTGGATCAGAATTACCCGAATCCGTTCAATCCGACCACCACGATCAGTTACCGACTCCCGGGAGGACAGGAAAAATATTTCGTGACACTGAAAATTTACGATGCGCTGGGACGGTTGATCAAGGTGCTTGTCGAGGCGAATCAAGCTCCGGGCGTCTATCGCGTAACATGGGATGGGACGGACATGAATGGCCGAGCAGTGGCTTCAGGGATTTATTTTTATACCATTGAAGCTGGAACATTTAGGCAGACGAAAAAGATGGTTTTGATGCGCTGA
- the atpE gene encoding ATP synthase F0 subunit C, with protein sequence MTESAWAFISAGIGAIGAVFSGAFGISRIAKASVESIARQPEASADIRGVMIITAAMIEGVALIALVICFLLSFK encoded by the coding sequence ATGACAGAGTCTGCATGGGCATTCATATCTGCCGGAATTGGTGCAATTGGAGCTGTTTTCAGTGGGGCATTTGGAATTAGCAGGATCGCTAAGGCATCTGTTGAAAGCATTGCACGACAACCTGAAGCATCGGCTGATATCCGCGGCGTGATGATCATTACTGCTGCTATGATTGAAGGAGTGGCGCTGATCGCTTTGGTGATCTGCTTCTTGCTGAGCTTCAAATAA
- a CDS encoding VWA domain-containing protein encodes MKRIAMMTISILLWATMLWADGMMLPSDPNYPKNLLQNRVTKIYVRLHGQIAETVVYQEFVNEWHKKTDAVYSFPLPPDARATAFFYWHNDICYKAVLKVKEQAVNPGTGEGGVAALVNKYIGRNGIKVKLLDIPPGGIQKVELYYISLCSYYQGEIVYQFPLDTQEFVKYPLDLLSVQIDLSANSPIQSYDLVSHPGWKVIRNDPNHVIIDFNQSKTYLNKNLEFRYTIPNDKLSVDFFSVANDTMDGHFVLVINPDETIDSTKILNQRIVFVLDKSSSMFGYKLDQSKAAIAQCLEKLKPQDYFNIVTFDYNVVTWQNQLMPANAANLQDAKNFLATIQTISWGSNLAAALQKALPMFPDKNMCNSILLFTDGFSAIDPIDVENRNTNQVGIFCIGIGDELDRAKLEMTSLRNYGFVTYFAATDNLIAGIHRVFQQISKPVLINTNFEFGRCEAYQILPQKYTSVYQGNRFYITGRYKNPGRSAFSIAGFSTQGLQAYDFFLDFAAATNQNKFAESLWAKEMIDEIERQIAVFGESDSLKNLDIELSLKYNIRCKYTAYIADYETTAKTEIIAERDNISLPRSYLIGNYPNPFNSSTMITIYLDKDALGTKYKFLRIYNLLGQLVAVIDLSHLGPGMYTIKFEGRDNWGNELPSGIYICQLVVGKEVSTIRISLVK; translated from the coding sequence ATGAAACGTATAGCTATGATGACGATATCCATTTTGCTTTGGGCGACGATGCTTTGGGCCGACGGTATGATGCTCCCATCGGATCCCAACTATCCCAAAAATCTATTACAAAATCGAGTGACCAAAATTTATGTCCGATTGCACGGTCAGATTGCAGAAACAGTGGTCTATCAGGAATTTGTGAATGAGTGGCATAAAAAGACCGATGCAGTTTATTCTTTCCCGTTGCCCCCTGATGCCCGTGCTACTGCCTTTTTCTATTGGCATAATGATATCTGCTATAAAGCGGTATTAAAAGTCAAAGAACAAGCGGTCAACCCTGGCACTGGCGAGGGGGGTGTCGCGGCGCTGGTCAATAAATATATCGGTCGCAACGGCATCAAGGTTAAGTTATTAGATATCCCACCCGGCGGTATTCAGAAGGTCGAGCTCTATTATATTAGCCTCTGCTCCTATTACCAGGGCGAGATCGTCTATCAATTCCCGCTGGATACCCAGGAATTTGTCAAATACCCGCTGGATTTGCTATCGGTGCAGATCGATTTGAGCGCCAATAGTCCTATTCAATCCTACGACTTAGTCAGTCATCCTGGTTGGAAAGTCATCCGAAATGATCCAAATCATGTCATTATTGATTTCAATCAATCCAAAACCTATCTGAACAAAAACCTGGAATTCCGCTATACCATCCCCAACGATAAGCTCAGTGTGGATTTCTTTTCGGTCGCGAACGACACGATGGATGGTCACTTCGTTCTGGTGATCAATCCCGATGAGACAATCGATTCTACGAAAATTTTGAACCAGCGGATTGTGTTTGTGCTGGACAAATCGTCGAGCATGTTCGGCTATAAGCTGGATCAGAGCAAAGCGGCTATTGCCCAATGCCTGGAAAAGCTGAAGCCTCAGGATTACTTCAACATTGTGACGTTCGATTACAATGTAGTTACTTGGCAAAACCAGCTTATGCCAGCCAACGCGGCCAATCTTCAAGATGCGAAAAACTTTCTGGCGACGATCCAGACGATTAGCTGGGGTTCAAATCTGGCGGCCGCGTTGCAGAAGGCCCTGCCCATGTTTCCTGATAAAAATATGTGCAATTCGATTCTCTTGTTTACCGATGGCTTTTCGGCCATCGATCCCATCGATGTCGAAAACCGAAATACGAACCAGGTTGGCATTTTCTGCATTGGCATTGGGGATGAACTGGATCGGGCCAAATTAGAAATGACCTCGCTCCGAAATTATGGCTTCGTCACTTATTTCGCTGCGACCGACAACCTGATCGCTGGCATCCATCGGGTCTTTCAGCAGATCAGCAAGCCAGTGCTCATAAATACCAATTTCGAGTTCGGCCGATGTGAGGCTTACCAGATACTGCCCCAGAAATATACATCGGTTTATCAGGGCAATCGATTTTATATTACTGGTCGGTACAAAAATCCGGGACGGTCGGCGTTCTCGATCGCTGGCTTTTCTACCCAGGGCTTGCAGGCTTATGATTTTTTCCTGGATTTTGCTGCTGCGACGAATCAAAATAAATTTGCCGAAAGCCTCTGGGCAAAGGAGATGATCGACGAGATCGAACGGCAAATTGCTGTTTTCGGAGAGAGCGATTCGCTGAAAAATCTGGACATCGAGCTGAGCCTGAAATACAATATCCGCTGCAAATATACGGCTTATATTGCGGATTATGAAACCACGGCCAAAACCGAGATCATCGCCGAAAGGGACAACATCTCATTGCCAAGATCATACCTGATCGGAAACTATCCCAACCCATTTAATAGCTCAACAATGATAACGATTTATCTGGATAAAGACGCACTCGGGACAAAATACAAGTTCCTGCGCATCTACAACCTGCTCGGCCAATTGGTGGCAGTGATCGATCTCAGCCATCTGGGACCGGGGATGTACACCATCAAATTTGAGGGACGGGATAATTGGGGGAATGAATTGCCGTCTGGGATTTATATTTGCCAGTTGGTCGTTGGAAAAGAAGTCAGCACGATTCGGATTAGTCTGGTGAAGTAA
- the atpF gene encoding F0F1 ATP synthase subunit B translates to MDLLSPESGTIFWTVLTFILLLLILKKYAWKPMLKMLEDRENKIKVALYQAEQDQKEAAKLLEEQRALLEKARRDSIELMNETKKSAESTRKELIEHARMEADRILERARHEIDLSKDAAIQEIKQYATEIAILAAQKVVGEALSTEQHLKLIDKYVKEFVQAS, encoded by the coding sequence ATGGATTTATTAAGTCCTGAGAGCGGCACCATTTTTTGGACGGTGCTAACATTCATCTTGTTATTATTGATCCTGAAAAAGTACGCCTGGAAGCCAATGCTAAAAATGTTGGAGGACCGAGAGAATAAGATCAAGGTTGCCTTATACCAGGCGGAACAGGATCAGAAAGAGGCGGCTAAATTGCTGGAAGAACAACGAGCCTTGCTGGAGAAAGCACGCCGGGATTCGATTGAGCTGATGAATGAAACCAAGAAGAGCGCTGAGAGCACGCGGAAAGAGCTCATTGAGCATGCTCGGATGGAGGCCGATCGGATTCTGGAGCGCGCCCGGCATGAGATCGACCTCAGCAAGGATGCGGCTATACAGGAGATCAAACAATATGCCACCGAGATTGCAATTCTTGCCGCCCAAAAGGTGGTTGGAGAGGCGCTATCTACGGAGCAGCATCTGAAGTTAATCGATAAATACGTAAAAGAGTTTGTTCAGGCATCATGA